A region from the Beduinella massiliensis genome encodes:
- a CDS encoding extracellular solute-binding protein yields the protein MRKTLTLLLTLALTCALALPAVAVDAALPIVDEPTTFTIMVDKEDLSQNTWAEKECVRFTEEQTGIHIEWIEVPHSGWQEKVNLAFASGDLPDAFIGGVDVVSNMDVLTPLNGLVENCAPNVKQLFADLPDMQGALTLSDGQFYSLPTGDADVKNMVNSEMWINKAWLEKLGLQAPRTVDEFYDVLVAFRDQDPNGNGLKDEIPLLVSASSGAARIDCLFGFFGTLENDHHVRVQDGQVIFTPAEDAYFEALQWLHKLYAEGLMNQEYFTEDYQQFLAKGNAETCVTGIVLEWYIDNIILGSHVQDFTYLEPVEGPHGPTLWSKNNTPNSPQGSLGGFTITRSCKNPEALVRWYDYINSDLDILNLWNYGPEGVIWRYLDDGRWEVFTDNVPEGSSSSQIRRTLGTGPRAPLYAYSRFRGPQAEKFADRIAAKVEANEVYLKYAPAQNIPNGFGDAEEEAERNMLLVDISHYLDQFKARAIVDGIDAEGWQAHLKTLSTLSIDEYVGYWQSYYDAHK from the coding sequence ATGCGCAAAACCCTTACCCTGCTGCTGACGCTCGCGCTGACTTGCGCCCTGGCGCTGCCCGCCGTGGCGGTCGACGCGGCGCTGCCGATCGTAGACGAACCGACGACGTTTACCATCATGGTGGACAAGGAAGACCTGTCGCAGAATACCTGGGCTGAGAAGGAGTGCGTGCGCTTCACGGAGGAGCAGACGGGCATTCACATTGAGTGGATCGAGGTTCCGCATTCCGGCTGGCAGGAAAAAGTGAACCTCGCGTTCGCCTCCGGCGACCTGCCGGACGCTTTTATCGGCGGGGTGGACGTGGTGAGCAACATGGACGTTCTGACGCCGCTGAACGGCCTGGTGGAAAACTGTGCGCCCAACGTCAAACAGCTCTTTGCGGACCTGCCCGACATGCAGGGCGCGCTGACGCTGAGCGACGGGCAATTTTACTCGCTGCCCACAGGCGACGCGGACGTGAAGAATATGGTCAACTCCGAGATGTGGATCAACAAGGCGTGGCTTGAAAAGCTGGGCCTGCAGGCGCCGCGCACGGTGGATGAATTTTACGACGTGCTGGTGGCTTTCCGCGATCAGGACCCGAACGGCAACGGGCTGAAGGATGAGATTCCGCTGCTCGTCTCCGCTTCCAGCGGCGCGGCGAGGATCGATTGCCTCTTCGGCTTTTTCGGTACCCTTGAAAACGACCACCACGTGCGCGTGCAGGACGGCCAGGTGATCTTTACTCCGGCGGAGGATGCGTACTTTGAGGCGCTGCAGTGGCTGCACAAGCTGTATGCAGAGGGCCTGATGAACCAGGAGTACTTCACCGAGGACTATCAGCAGTTTCTGGCCAAGGGCAATGCGGAGACCTGCGTCACCGGCATCGTGCTGGAGTGGTACATCGACAACATCATTCTGGGCAGCCACGTGCAGGACTTTACCTATCTGGAGCCCGTCGAAGGGCCGCACGGTCCGACGCTTTGGAGCAAGAACAACACGCCCAACTCGCCGCAGGGTTCGCTTGGCGGTTTCACGATCACCAGGAGCTGCAAGAATCCGGAGGCGCTGGTGCGCTGGTACGACTACATCAATTCCGATCTGGATATCCTGAACCTGTGGAACTACGGGCCCGAGGGCGTAATCTGGCGCTACCTGGACGACGGACGCTGGGAGGTCTTCACGGACAACGTGCCGGAAGGCTCGTCCTCCTCGCAGATTCGCCGCACGCTGGGTACCGGCCCCCGCGCACCGCTGTACGCCTATTCCCGCTTCCGCGGCCCGCAGGCGGAGAAGTTCGCGGATCGGATCGCGGCGAAGGTAGAGGCCAATGAGGTGTACCTGAAGTACGCGCCCGCGCAAAACATCCCCAACGGCTTTGGCGACGCGGAGGAAGAGGCTGAGCGCAACATGCTGCTCGTGGACATCAGCCATTACCTCGACCAGTTCAAGGCCCGCGCGATCGTGGACGGCATCGACGCAGAGGGATGGCAGGCGCACCTGAAAACGCTTTCCACGTTGAGCATCGACGAGTACGTAGGCTACTGGCAGTCCTATTACGACGCCCACAAATGA
- a CDS encoding ABC transporter permease subunit, translating into MKIAPVRRTRFDAVFDGISTLLLVLALLVVLYPLYFVFIASISDATSISTGQVILLPKNLSLVGYKRILQDARIWSGYRNSILYTLGTTALGVTTTVMAGYSFSRSDLAGRRVLMLLYVFTMYFSGGLIPTYLVVKQLGLMGSPWVVILLGSVSVYNIIIARSFFSGNIPPELFEAASIDGCGNGRFFMNIVVPLSKSIVAVLALYYAVAQWNGYFNALVYLNRQEQYPLQLILREILISSQMVQADISDLDAIQEMQRIAATVKYGVIVVASVPMLLIYPFVQKYFVKGVMIGSVKG; encoded by the coding sequence ATGAAAATTGCGCCTGTGCGTCGCACGCGCTTTGACGCGGTGTTCGACGGGATTTCCACCCTGCTGCTGGTGCTCGCGCTTCTCGTAGTGCTCTACCCGCTCTACTTTGTGTTCATCGCCTCCATCAGCGACGCGACCTCCATCAGCACGGGACAGGTGATTCTGCTGCCCAAGAACCTGTCGCTCGTGGGCTATAAGCGCATCCTGCAGGACGCGCGCATCTGGTCGGGTTACCGCAATTCCATTCTGTACACCCTCGGTACCACCGCGCTGGGCGTTACGACGACCGTCATGGCCGGCTACAGCTTTTCGCGCAGCGACCTCGCGGGGCGGCGCGTGCTGATGCTGCTTTACGTCTTCACGATGTATTTCAGCGGCGGACTCATTCCGACCTATCTGGTGGTCAAGCAGCTCGGGCTGATGGGTTCTCCCTGGGTGGTGATCCTGCTGGGCAGCGTTTCGGTCTATAACATCATCATCGCCCGCTCGTTCTTTTCGGGCAACATCCCCCCGGAACTCTTTGAAGCCGCCTCCATCGATGGATGCGGGAACGGCCGGTTCTTTATGAACATCGTGGTTCCGCTGTCCAAGTCCATCGTGGCGGTGCTGGCGCTGTACTACGCGGTCGCGCAGTGGAACGGCTACTTCAACGCCCTGGTCTACCTGAACCGCCAGGAACAATACCCGCTGCAGCTCATCCTGCGCGAAATCCTGATCAGCAGCCAGATGGTGCAGGCGGACATCAGCGATCTGGACGCCATCCAGGAGATGCAGCGCATCGCCGCGACGGTGAAGTACGGCGTCATCGTGGTGGCCTCGGTGCCCATGCTCCTGATCTATCCGTTCGTACAAAAGTACTTCGTCAAGGGCGTGATGATCGGTTCAGTTAAAGGCTGA
- a CDS encoding ABC transporter permease subunit gives MQTPAAAGKRTRRQRVLWSIRRNWILYVFLLPTLIYLAVFHYWPLYGVQIAFKKFVPSKGIWDSAWVGLAHFKKFFSSYMFADLLRNTILLSVYQLIAAFPFPIILALLLNYSVSNRLRKVTQMVTYAPHFISTVVLVGMMMVFMSQSGIFNQLLGKLGAKPVPFLSDASLFRHIYVGSHIWQRTGYNSVIYIAALAGVSPELHEAAIVDGANKLQRIWHVDVPAILPTAIILLIMNTGNVLSIGFEKVYLMQNDLNLGVSEIISTYVYKIGLLSAQYSYSTAIGLFNNVVNLVILLSVNKLADRMSGTSLL, from the coding sequence GTGCAAACCCCCGCTGCCGCAGGCAAACGGACGCGCCGTCAAAGAGTTCTATGGAGCATCCGCAGAAACTGGATTTTGTACGTATTTTTACTGCCTACGCTGATCTATCTGGCGGTGTTCCACTATTGGCCGCTGTACGGGGTGCAGATCGCGTTTAAGAAATTCGTGCCCTCCAAAGGAATCTGGGACAGCGCATGGGTCGGCCTTGCGCATTTCAAGAAATTTTTTTCCTCCTATATGTTTGCCGATCTGCTCCGGAATACCATCCTTCTCAGCGTCTACCAGCTGATCGCCGCGTTCCCTTTCCCGATCATTCTGGCGCTGCTGCTCAACTACAGCGTATCAAATCGGCTGCGGAAGGTGACGCAGATGGTCACCTATGCCCCGCACTTCATTTCCACCGTGGTTTTGGTGGGCATGATGATGGTTTTTATGAGCCAAAGCGGCATCTTTAACCAACTGCTCGGCAAGCTGGGGGCAAAGCCGGTCCCCTTCCTGTCGGACGCGTCGCTGTTTCGCCACATCTACGTGGGGTCGCACATCTGGCAGCGCACCGGCTATAACTCGGTGATCTACATCGCGGCGCTGGCAGGCGTGAGCCCGGAGCTTCACGAGGCCGCGATCGTGGACGGCGCGAACAAGCTGCAGCGTATCTGGCATGTGGACGTGCCCGCCATCCTGCCCACGGCGATTATCCTGCTCATCATGAACACGGGCAACGTGCTGAGTATCGGCTTTGAGAAGGTCTACCTGATGCAAAACGACCTCAATCTGGGCGTGTCGGAAATCATCTCCACCTACGTGTACAAGATCGGTCTGCTAAGCGCTCAGTACAGCTACTCCACAGCCATCGGCCTGTTCAACAACGTGGTCAATCTGGTCATCCTGCTGTCGGTCAACAAGCTCGCGGACAGGATGTCGGGCACGAGCCTGTTGTAA
- a CDS encoding helix-turn-helix domain-containing protein — protein sequence MKTFHRYLLSYLLTLLLPIGILSAVIFQIVMHYCGDQLLERNASALRQLNAAVSMQVAQLDAYAVQTTQRSEFFDRNLKRTGAFYETQRALSQWLMSSSFVDAVYFYGTGLDTVYAYNALYPKGIFFERKLKGAMLERAQVERLLAGPEGGAWLSSLPWAQEGGKLLYAASARVSSTQRNGLIFEIDPSALAGLSESAMLYPQCLTFICDLEGNVLYASAPGADWTPEEIAGLLAQAEDMGTSRMAGATMLYARRRSERDGLIYLNAVPREIANAPISRLWGMFFTGLLAIFALGGTVVALVMRVNYVPIRRLEHDAMTAGVAMERSDDAVKNVRNALLAMRKNNAAIVRRTEALSKERLILRLLIGGYPSAEAFNADGAPLSLRLCGDAWRIVLTRGQGAGCEREDFAVRLVEAVRGALDAQAVQLYLEVPENHSVIFLVRGDALRDGARIEARLKERELNAAVRVSPPCARLPELASAYTRLLRPSAALRDADARQSSQEMCEALRNALKFGEAERIQFTIETLNSALGGTAEGVDSRGLGYDVLYIVQGWFDAQGDAEGARAARELLPLLTETADAQAGARALLREAAALLAARMQKKEDRENLLIRDIEDYLAENYRDENFTVQRVADHFHLSISNLSHYFKNHAGVSVSEFVEGLRIRLAQEMLLQTPCSVAEIACAVGYAQSATFMRAFKKVCGLSPTAFRSREAEARAGEGRESM from the coding sequence ATGAAAACGTTTCACAGGTATTTGCTGTCCTATCTTCTCACGCTGCTGCTCCCCATCGGCATCCTGTCGGCCGTGATCTTTCAAATCGTCATGCACTATTGCGGCGATCAACTGCTCGAACGCAACGCGAGCGCGCTACGGCAGTTGAACGCGGCGGTTTCCATGCAGGTCGCTCAGCTGGACGCTTACGCGGTGCAGACGACGCAGCGGAGCGAGTTCTTCGATCGGAATTTAAAGAGGACGGGCGCGTTCTACGAGACACAGCGGGCGCTTTCACAGTGGCTTATGTCCAGCTCCTTTGTGGACGCCGTGTACTTTTACGGCACGGGGCTCGACACGGTGTACGCATACAATGCCCTGTACCCCAAGGGGATTTTTTTTGAACGGAAGCTGAAAGGCGCTATGCTCGAAAGAGCGCAGGTGGAGCGATTGCTCGCCGGGCCTGAGGGAGGCGCCTGGCTGTCCTCGCTGCCGTGGGCGCAGGAAGGCGGTAAACTCCTGTACGCGGCCTCTGCGCGCGTGTCCTCTACCCAGCGGAATGGGCTGATCTTTGAAATCGATCCGAGCGCGCTGGCAGGACTGAGCGAGAGCGCGATGCTCTATCCGCAGTGCCTGACGTTCATCTGCGACCTTGAGGGAAACGTGCTCTACGCGAGCGCGCCCGGCGCGGACTGGACGCCGGAAGAGATCGCCGGTCTGCTTGCGCAGGCGGAGGACATGGGCACGAGCCGCATGGCCGGCGCGACGATGCTCTATGCGCGCCGGCGTTCGGAACGGGACGGGCTCATCTACCTCAACGCTGTGCCGCGCGAGATCGCCAACGCGCCGATTTCGCGCCTCTGGGGCATGTTCTTTACGGGCCTGCTCGCGATCTTTGCGCTCGGCGGCACGGTCGTCGCCCTGGTCATGCGGGTGAACTATGTGCCTATCCGCAGGCTGGAGCACGACGCGATGACCGCCGGGGTGGCGATGGAACGCTCCGACGACGCGGTGAAAAACGTGCGGAATGCTTTGCTTGCCATGCGCAAAAACAACGCCGCGATCGTGCGCCGGACGGAGGCGCTGTCCAAAGAACGCCTGATCCTGCGGCTGCTGATCGGCGGCTATCCGAGCGCCGAAGCATTCAACGCGGACGGCGCGCCGCTGTCGCTGCGGCTATGCGGCGACGCATGGCGCATCGTGCTCACGCGCGGCCAGGGCGCGGGATGTGAACGCGAGGACTTTGCCGTCCGCCTGGTCGAGGCGGTGCGCGGCGCGCTGGACGCCCAGGCGGTTCAGCTCTACCTGGAGGTGCCGGAAAACCACAGCGTGATCTTCCTCGTTCGAGGCGACGCGCTGCGGGACGGGGCGCGGATCGAAGCCCGCCTCAAGGAGCGGGAGCTGAATGCGGCGGTCAGGGTGAGCCCGCCCTGCGCGCGTCTGCCGGAACTGGCAAGCGCCTATACCCGCCTCCTGAGACCGTCTGCGGCGCTAAGGGATGCAGACGCCCGGCAAAGCTCACAGGAGATGTGCGAAGCGCTGCGCAACGCCCTGAAATTTGGCGAGGCGGAGCGCATCCAGTTTACGATTGAAACGCTGAACAGCGCGCTCGGCGGCACGGCGGAAGGGGTGGATTCCCGCGGGCTGGGTTACGACGTGCTCTACATCGTGCAGGGATGGTTTGACGCCCAGGGCGACGCCGAGGGGGCGCGCGCGGCCCGCGAATTGCTGCCTCTGCTCACGGAGACGGCGGACGCGCAGGCCGGCGCGAGGGCGCTGCTGCGCGAGGCCGCCGCGCTGCTCGCTGCGCGCATGCAGAAGAAGGAAGACCGGGAGAACCTGCTGATCCGGGACATCGAGGACTACCTGGCGGAAAATTACCGGGACGAGAATTTCACCGTGCAGCGCGTCGCGGATCATTTTCACCTTTCCATTTCCAACCTCAGCCATTACTTTAAAAACCACGCGGGCGTTTCGGTCTCCGAATTTGTGGAAGGTCTGCGCATCCGCTTAGCGCAGGAGATGCTGCTGCAGACCCCGTGCAGCGTGGCGGAAATCGCCTGCGCCGTGGGCTACGCGCAGTCCGCGACCTTCATGCGTGCGTTTAAAAAGGTTTGCGGACTGTCGCCGACCGCGTTTCGGAGCCGGGAGGCGGAGGCGCGGGCGGGGGAAGGACGGGAAAGCATGTGA
- a CDS encoding alpha/beta hydrolase fold domain-containing protein, translating into MALNEAWRAALKALSYPDIDLTKNYKLWRAFQDAAPALISKISGSARDIEIAGVPVRVFTPDEGARRPGVLLFFHGGGWVTGSIVSYHTICSHLCENTGRTVLSVGYRLAPEHRFPAGLEDCYAVTQALLSGDPAFPVAPEDVTLVGDSAGGNLAAAVSLLSLHRGGRLPRQEILFYPVTQSDFTEDSPFPSVRENGTDYLLTARMMREYLALYVREDEDAKSPYLAPLYAPSLRGMPPTLVVTAQYDPLRDEGEAFARRLTQEGVPTTLSRVDDALHGFLSLPPRFSQTKLGYELICNFLAETQAVPVDSR; encoded by the coding sequence ATGGCATTAAACGAAGCCTGGCGGGCAGCGCTCAAGGCGCTGTCGTACCCGGACATCGACCTGACGAAGAATTACAAGCTCTGGCGGGCGTTTCAGGACGCCGCACCGGCGCTGATTTCCAAGATTTCCGGCAGTGCGCGCGACATTGAAATCGCGGGCGTGCCCGTGCGCGTGTTCACGCCGGACGAGGGTGCGCGCCGCCCGGGCGTGCTGCTCTTCTTTCACGGCGGCGGCTGGGTGACGGGCTCCATCGTGAGCTACCATACGATTTGCAGCCACCTTTGTGAAAACACGGGGCGCACCGTACTATCCGTCGGCTACCGGCTCGCGCCGGAGCATCGCTTTCCCGCGGGGCTGGAGGATTGCTACGCCGTCACCCAGGCGCTCCTTTCGGGGGACCCGGCGTTCCCGGTAGCGCCGGAGGACGTGACGCTCGTCGGCGACAGCGCGGGCGGCAACCTCGCCGCCGCTGTCTCGCTGCTGTCGCTCCATCGGGGCGGACGCCTCCCCAGGCAGGAGATCCTCTTCTACCCCGTCACGCAGTCGGACTTTACGGAGGATTCGCCTTTTCCCTCCGTGCGGGAAAACGGCACCGATTACCTGCTGACCGCGCGCATGATGCGCGAATACCTCGCATTGTATGTACGCGAGGACGAGGACGCAAAAAGCCCTTATCTCGCCCCGCTGTACGCGCCCTCGCTCCGCGGCATGCCGCCAACGCTGGTGGTCACGGCGCAGTACGACCCCCTGCGCGACGAGGGCGAGGCCTTCGCCCGCAGGCTCACGCAGGAGGGCGTCCCCACTACGCTTTCGCGCGTGGACGACGCGCTGCACGGCTTTCTGTCGCTGCCCCCGCGCTTTTCGCAGACGAAGCTCGGGTATGAATTGATCTGCAACTTTCTGGCGGAGACGCAGGCCGTTCCCGTCGATTCGAGGTGA
- a CDS encoding DUF6320 domain-containing protein: MRYCDKCGVQIAGEEARCPLCQSMTLPRGGETRAPFPAIPTLYERHGLFFRVLLLSSVAAVVACLGIDWAVGFTGWSLFVAAGVGCLWLLLGICIARRHNVLKNLTQQVITVCVLGVLWDYFTGWHGWSIDYLMPIAFVCVMLAMFILTLVLRMPSETWLIYLLLDMLFGLVPAALLAAGLCRMVYPSIACVCVSVIAFAALVVFKGGAVAQELKRRLHL; this comes from the coding sequence ATGCGTTACTGCGACAAATGCGGCGTTCAAATTGCGGGCGAGGAGGCGCGCTGCCCCCTGTGCCAGAGCATGACGCTGCCCCGGGGCGGCGAAACGCGCGCCCCTTTCCCCGCCATCCCTACGCTTTACGAGCGCCACGGTCTGTTCTTCCGCGTCCTGCTGCTCAGCTCTGTGGCGGCGGTCGTCGCCTGCCTGGGCATCGACTGGGCCGTCGGCTTCACCGGCTGGTCGCTCTTCGTAGCGGCGGGCGTAGGGTGCCTGTGGCTGCTGCTGGGCATCTGCATCGCCCGGCGGCATAACGTGCTTAAAAACCTCACGCAGCAGGTCATCACCGTCTGCGTGCTGGGTGTGCTGTGGGATTATTTCACCGGCTGGCACGGCTGGTCGATCGACTACCTGATGCCCATCGCCTTCGTATGCGTCATGCTGGCGATGTTCATCCTGACGCTCGTGCTGCGCATGCCCAGCGAAACCTGGCTGATCTACCTGCTGCTGGACATGCTCTTCGGCCTGGTGCCCGCCGCGTTGCTGGCAGCCGGACTTTGCCGCATGGTTTATCCCTCCATCGCCTGCGTGTGCGTCAGCGTCATCGCCTTTGCCGCGCTGGTGGTCTTCAAGGGCGGAGCCGTTGCGCAGGAGCTCAAGCGCAGGCTGCACCTTTAA
- a CDS encoding bifunctional 4-hydroxy-2-oxoglutarate aldolase/2-dehydro-3-deoxy-phosphogluconate aldolase, with protein sequence MLTHHEAVEIVKKEKLVAILRRVPREKLLRVVDALCAGGVRVLECTFDHDQPGFVQENCEKIAAVVHAYGDDLLVGCGTAMSGAEAEAAVSAGARLVISPSTDLAVVEKTRALGAVSMPGALTPTEIAAAWNAGADFVKLFPAGELGLAYIKAVRAPLCHIPMTAVGGVKPENVADFLSAGVAGFGVGGQLVPASAVETDDYGAIRARAEAFTQAIRTWEAAHA encoded by the coding sequence TTGCTTACACATCATGAGGCCGTCGAAATCGTCAAAAAGGAAAAGCTCGTCGCCATCCTGCGCCGCGTTCCCCGTGAAAAGCTCCTGCGCGTGGTAGACGCGCTGTGCGCGGGCGGCGTCCGCGTGCTGGAATGCACGTTCGATCACGACCAGCCCGGCTTCGTCCAGGAGAACTGCGAAAAGATCGCCGCCGTCGTGCATGCCTACGGGGACGACCTGCTCGTCGGCTGCGGAACGGCCATGAGCGGCGCGGAGGCCGAAGCCGCTGTCTCGGCGGGTGCACGGCTTGTCATATCGCCGAGCACCGACCTCGCGGTCGTCGAAAAGACGCGCGCTCTCGGGGCCGTCTCGATGCCCGGCGCGCTCACGCCTACCGAGATCGCGGCCGCGTGGAACGCGGGGGCGGACTTCGTGAAGCTCTTCCCGGCGGGCGAGCTAGGGCTCGCCTACATCAAGGCCGTCCGCGCCCCGCTCTGCCACATCCCCATGACGGCCGTGGGCGGCGTGAAGCCCGAAAACGTAGCCGACTTCCTCTCTGCGGGCGTCGCGGGCTTTGGCGTGGGCGGACAGCTCGTCCCCGCGTCCGCCGTAGAAACGGACGACTACGGCGCTATCCGCGCGCGCGCCGAGGCGTTCACGCAGGCGATCCGAACCTGGGAGGCGGCGCACGCATGA
- a CDS encoding 2-dehydro-3-deoxygalactonokinase, translating into MKHLIIDAGTTNARVTLIDEAGKVLGCERRDAGVRNTAIDGHNGRLKDALRESVGVLLAKNDLSHGDIGVCVAYGMITSNVGLLEIPHCAAPADARTLRDALVRRVFPEIAPFAIDFIPGVRNFSGPVTPENAAKMDMMRGEETEAVGLFHLLNPGCRCTLVLPGSHNKFIAMGRSGEILGCMTAISGELLDALTHHTILADAVDRRFVSSESYDRELMLLGLRAGLECGVGRAAFTGRILRTLAGWAPPDAANYLLGVTLSADILALRAFHLRGAEDALFVAGKPPLQQALCDALTECGFGGIFGVPAALSSSMGVTGARIIHGEMGI; encoded by the coding sequence ATGAAGCATCTGATCATCGACGCGGGCACGACCAACGCCCGTGTGACCCTCATTGACGAAGCAGGAAAGGTTCTCGGCTGCGAACGGCGCGACGCGGGCGTACGCAACACCGCCATCGACGGGCACAACGGCAGGCTTAAGGACGCCCTGCGGGAGAGCGTCGGCGTTCTTCTTGCAAAAAACGACCTTTCGCACGGCGACATCGGCGTATGCGTGGCTTACGGCATGATTACCTCCAACGTAGGCCTGCTCGAGATTCCCCACTGTGCAGCGCCGGCGGACGCGCGCACGCTGCGGGACGCCCTCGTGCGCCGGGTGTTCCCGGAAATTGCGCCGTTCGCAATCGACTTCATCCCGGGCGTGCGCAACTTTTCGGGCCCCGTTACACCGGAAAACGCGGCAAAGATGGACATGATGCGCGGTGAAGAGACAGAAGCGGTGGGGCTCTTTCACCTTTTGAACCCGGGATGCCGCTGCACGCTGGTGCTGCCGGGCTCGCACAACAAGTTCATCGCCATGGGCCGGTCAGGCGAGATCCTCGGGTGCATGACCGCTATCTCTGGCGAGCTGCTCGACGCGCTGACGCATCATACCATCCTCGCGGATGCGGTGGATCGCCGCTTCGTCTCGTCGGAAAGCTACGACCGCGAGCTCATGCTTTTGGGCCTTCGCGCCGGGCTCGAATGCGGCGTGGGCCGTGCGGCGTTCACGGGGCGCATCCTGCGCACGCTGGCCGGTTGGGCCCCGCCCGACGCGGCCAACTACCTGCTGGGCGTAACGCTGAGCGCGGACATCCTCGCGCTGCGCGCGTTTCACCTTCGCGGCGCGGAGGACGCGCTGTTCGTCGCGGGGAAGCCCCCGCTTCAGCAGGCGCTATGCGACGCCCTGACGGAATGCGGCTTTGGGGGCATCTTCGGCGTTCCCGCCGCGCTGTCGTCGTCCATGGGCGTCACGGGAGCGCGCATCATACATGGGGAGATGGGGATATGA
- a CDS encoding nitroreductase family protein has translation MNLIERSLWDRKSVRAFTDKPIDARDKRSILLSALQAPTAGNQLLYTILDITDPALKARLAELCDHQPFVEKAPMVLIFVADCQRWQDAYEIAGCDPRPPMVGDLQLAVVDAAIAAQNTVVCAQSLGIGSCYIGDILENCEQVRELLDLPLYAMPAVMVIYGYPTDQQRLREKPPRFDARYVVQENGYRRLSPEEHREMYLGRERAMGRMNTDYSTSVRAFYKRKYEADFSREMSRSVAAYLEGFVPDDDGNV, from the coding sequence ATGAATCTGATCGAGCGCAGCCTTTGGGACAGAAAGAGCGTCCGCGCCTTTACGGATAAGCCGATCGACGCGCGGGACAAGCGTTCCATCCTGCTCTCCGCTCTGCAGGCGCCGACCGCAGGCAATCAGCTGCTCTATACCATTCTGGACATCACCGATCCCGCGCTTAAGGCGCGGCTGGCCGAGCTGTGCGATCACCAGCCCTTCGTCGAAAAGGCGCCGATGGTGCTCATCTTCGTAGCCGACTGCCAGCGCTGGCAGGACGCCTATGAAATCGCGGGCTGCGACCCGCGCCCTCCAATGGTCGGGGACCTGCAGCTCGCGGTGGTGGACGCGGCCATCGCCGCGCAGAACACCGTCGTGTGCGCGCAGTCCCTCGGCATCGGCTCCTGCTACATCGGAGACATTCTAGAAAACTGCGAACAGGTACGCGAGCTGCTCGACCTGCCGCTCTACGCCATGCCCGCCGTCATGGTCATTTACGGCTACCCGACCGACCAGCAGCGCCTGCGCGAAAAGCCGCCGCGCTTCGACGCACGCTACGTCGTGCAGGAAAACGGATATCGCCGCCTCAGCCCCGAGGAACACCGCGAGATGTACCTCGGCCGCGAGCGCGCGATGGGCCGCATGAACACCGATTACAGCACATCGGTGCGGGCGTTTTACAAGCGCAAGTACGAAGCCGATTTTTCCCGCGAGATGTCGCGTTCGGTGGCCGCGTATCTGGAAGGATTCGTCCCCGACGACGACGGCAACGTTTAA
- a CDS encoding polysaccharide deacetylase family protein: protein MKHTTLLFILIFSFLLISPALGDAADATPGEAQKVLYLTFDDGPKASTPELLDILKTYDAPATFFLVGQGIQNNPEAARAIYEAGHAIGTHTFYHSTKQISKSEAAFDRDMEHFDEVMSAAIGEPFHTSLLRFPYGSGSAKPRVRTYAQRCGYLWVDWNCLTGDAVDMDATEEALYRYTLKTCGKNDTLVLLMHEGSMRTRHILPRIIEHFRDLGYELRSLSADSDLTGLPHGRYGLPLPPTDVR, encoded by the coding sequence ATGAAACACACGACGCTTCTCTTCATTTTGATCTTCTCGTTCCTCCTCATATCGCCCGCGCTCGGCGACGCCGCTGACGCAACGCCCGGCGAGGCGCAAAAGGTGCTCTACCTCACCTTCGACGACGGCCCCAAGGCCTCCACCCCCGAACTGCTCGACATTCTAAAGACATACGATGCGCCCGCCACATTCTTCCTCGTAGGGCAGGGCATTCAAAACAACCCCGAGGCGGCGCGCGCGATCTACGAGGCTGGGCACGCCATCGGGACGCATACGTTTTATCACTCCACAAAACAGATTTCAAAAAGCGAAGCCGCATTTGACCGGGATATGGAGCACTTCGACGAGGTGATGAGCGCCGCTATCGGCGAGCCGTTCCACACGTCTTTGCTGCGATTTCCCTATGGCAGCGGCAGCGCGAAGCCGCGCGTGCGCACCTACGCCCAGCGGTGCGGTTACCTTTGGGTGGATTGGAACTGCCTGACGGGCGACGCGGTCGACATGGACGCCACCGAGGAAGCGTTATACCGCTACACCCTCAAGACCTGCGGAAAAAACGACACGCTGGTGCTGCTCATGCACGAAGGCTCGATGCGCACGCGGCATATCCTCCCCAGGATCATCGAGCACTTCCGGGATTTGGGCTACGAACTGCGCAGCCTATCGGCGGACAGCGACCTGACCGGCCTGCCGCACGGCCGCTACGGCCTGCCGCTTCCGCCCACGGATGTGCGCTGA